A genomic window from Gigantopelta aegis isolate Gae_Host unplaced genomic scaffold, Gae_host_genome ctg2414_pilon_pilon, whole genome shotgun sequence includes:
- the LOC121391435 gene encoding LOW QUALITY PROTEIN: squalene monooxygenase-like (The sequence of the model RefSeq protein was modified relative to this genomic sequence to represent the inferred CDS: deleted 2 bases in 2 codons): protein MLMEVFAQQESRRQMFLESVLHHMCVLSRQQLDAGGLTGGGGGGGEEGEELEEEMTWMILGELFSVSQLDELKIVVLQAYKLTVSERKRSGSIFIESLLLNFTITPRERYTSGHIGGSSNGIERCFVEAALEDLKTREDNIQQNETIKQGDEDQLQKRKQKRQKKRREEKRREKKADRQDYYHYDIVTEIAIVGAGILGSSLAATLARDDESDILERDLSEPDRIVGELLQPGGFRALKKLGLDVKADLTVVADGCFSKFRKDLVTPSVSVWSNFVGVIMHNVPQFAPGHAEIVLGNSGPILIYQISSTCTRILVDVPSNLPSNLKDYMVEKVAPQLPDYICGPFLKAVENDRLRSMPNSFLPPLPNLNQGVIILGDAFNMRHPLTGAGMSVALNDVLLLRQIFRNISHLTDHDQFQNAFNSFQIKRKCSHSFVINILAQALYALFASPEGHMNDLRQACFEYFKLGGLAVSGPVGPYLRE from the exons GATGCAGGTGGATTAACAggagggggtggagggggaggagaggagggagaggAGCTAGAAGAGGAGATGACATGGATGATTCTAGGAGAGCTCTTTTCCGTTTCTCAGCTAGACGAGCTGAAAATCGTCGTCCTTCAAGCATATAAA TTGACTGTTAGTGAGAGGAAGAGATCAGGCTCAATTTTCATTGAATCACTTTTGTTGAATTTCACCATTACTCCACGCGAGAGATACACTAGTGGTCACATTGGTGGTAGTTCGAATG gAATCGAGAGATGTTTTGTAGAGGCTGCTCTGGAAGACTTGAAGACTAGAGAAGATAATATACAACAAAATGAAACAATCAAACAAGGAGATGAAG ATCAACTGCAGAAACGTAAACAAAAGCGACagaagaaaagaagagaagagaaaCGAAGGGAAAAGAAAGCTGATAGACAGGATTACT ACCACTATGATATAGTTACAGAGATAGCAATAGTTGGAGCTGGTATTCTTGGCTCATCTCTGGCAGCTACATTAGCCAGAGATGACGAAAGTGACATACTTGAAAGAGACCTCTCAGAACCTGACAGAATTGTAGGAGAGCTATTGCAACCAGGAGGATTTAGAGCATTAAAGAAACTTGGACTAGATG TGAAGGCAGATCTTACTGTTGTTGCTGATGGTTGCTTTTCCAAATTTCGTAAAGATCTCGTTACTCCATCAGTGTCAGTGTGGTCC AATTTTGTTGGAGTCATTATGCATAATGTCCCACAGTTTGCACCTGGTCATGCTGAGATTGTTTTAGGAAATAGTGGTCctattttaatatatcaaatatctaGTACCTGTACTCGAATCCTAGTTGACGTTCCTAGT AATTTGCCCTCTAACCTCAAGGATTATATGGTGGAAAAAGTTGCTCCACAACTACCAG ACTACATTTGTGGACCATTTTTAAAAGCAGTGGAAAATGATCGTCTACGCAGCATGCCAAATAGTTTTCTGCCTCCACTACCTAATCTGAACCA AGGTGTTATTATACTAGGTGATGCTTTTAATATGAGACACCCACTTACTGGAGCTGGGATGAGTGTAGCTCTAAATGATGTTCTTCTCCTTCGTCAAATATTTCGTAATATATCACATCTTACTGATCA TGATCAGTTTCAAAATGCTTTCAATAGCTTTCAGATTAAGAGGAAATGTTCTCATTCTTTTGTGATAAATATATTAGCACAGGCACTCTATGCTTTGTTTGCTTCTCCTGAAG GTCATATGAATGATTTGAGACAGGcttgttttgaatatttcaAGTTAGGAGGTTTGGCTGTCTCAGGGCCAGTGGGTCCCTATCTGCGTGAGTAG